The proteins below come from a single Pseudarthrobacter sp. SSS035 genomic window:
- a CDS encoding response regulator, with protein MTVNSKWSAPGGLGRPDVDAAKISGQLGNSGAAMTVLVVDDDEGSLLVAKAAVEKSGHKCIVAADGDTAWQLYLERRPQVVVSDLMMPGLDGFDLCRAIRAAETSSYTYVVLLTSHGAQEDVLEGMRAGADDYVTKPLDPFVLHTRLLAARRVTALHGALADALDEAKDSNERLAEFTGRVSHDLRNPLTSILGYVELGATDAESGQTGEATEYLEIVGSSARRMLSMVEELLAFASIGGSLSRSRLSLAALVKEVAADLSLGLREAGAVVQCEDFDFDADESQMRVALQNLIQNAVAYRRPDVPPVISVTGQEAGAGVVVRVEDNGKGIGAGDRRRVVEPLVRLRREGDPAGTGLGLATCARIATAHGGRLEISPSPSGGTTVSVYLGAP; from the coding sequence ATGACTGTTAATTCGAAGTGGAGTGCGCCGGGCGGGCTGGGCCGCCCCGACGTGGACGCCGCGAAGATTTCCGGACAGCTGGGCAACTCCGGGGCCGCCATGACGGTGCTGGTTGTCGACGACGACGAAGGGTCCCTGCTCGTGGCGAAAGCCGCCGTCGAGAAATCCGGTCATAAATGCATTGTGGCCGCTGACGGCGACACGGCGTGGCAGCTTTACCTGGAGCGGCGTCCCCAGGTGGTGGTCAGCGACCTGATGATGCCCGGGCTCGACGGGTTTGACCTGTGCCGGGCGATCCGGGCCGCCGAGACAAGCTCCTATACGTACGTTGTACTGCTGACCTCGCACGGCGCCCAAGAGGACGTGCTGGAAGGCATGCGGGCCGGGGCGGACGACTACGTGACCAAGCCGTTGGACCCCTTCGTCCTGCACACCCGCCTGCTGGCTGCCCGGCGGGTCACCGCACTCCACGGTGCCCTGGCCGACGCCCTGGATGAAGCCAAGGACAGCAATGAACGGCTTGCTGAATTCACCGGCCGGGTCAGCCACGACCTCCGCAATCCCCTGACCTCCATCCTGGGCTACGTCGAGCTGGGTGCCACGGACGCAGAATCGGGCCAGACAGGGGAGGCCACAGAGTACCTGGAAATCGTGGGCAGCAGTGCGCGGAGGATGCTGTCCATGGTGGAGGAGCTGCTTGCGTTCGCGTCCATCGGCGGTTCGCTGTCCAGGTCACGGCTGTCGCTGGCTGCCCTGGTGAAGGAAGTCGCCGCTGACCTCAGCCTGGGCCTGCGGGAAGCCGGAGCGGTGGTGCAGTGTGAGGACTTTGATTTCGACGCTGACGAAAGCCAGATGCGGGTAGCGCTGCAGAACCTGATCCAGAACGCGGTGGCCTACCGCCGTCCGGACGTTCCCCCGGTCATCAGCGTCACCGGGCAGGAAGCCGGAGCCGGCGTCGTGGTGCGGGTGGAGGACAACGGCAAGGGAATCGGCGCGGGGGACCGGCGCCGGGTGGTTGAACCGCTGGTCCGCCTGCGCCGGGAAGGCGATCCTGCCGGCACGGGGCTGGGCCTGGCCACATGTGCCAGGATCGCAACCGCCCACGGGGGACGGCTGGAGATCTCGCCCAGCCCCAGCGGCGGGACCACCGTCAGCGTTTACCTGGGGGCGCCGTAA
- a CDS encoding phosphatidylinositol-specific phospholipase C/glycerophosphodiester phosphodiesterase family protein, with the protein MFVKSTIAALVALTSLTGTAAAPAQAEAPKPAPVVVGQPLAQAHAHNDYEHDRPLFDALEHGFTSVEADVWLVDGELLVAHDLEDAKPGVTLESLYLDPLDELVRNQGHSVYPHWDGSLQLLIDIKSEGEATYAAIERELAEHRDIMSRYSNGTTKTGPVTAVISGNRPLATMQAQEKRFGFYDGRSANLTSGMPAELMPLISDNWTKLFTWQGVGPMPEAERTKLQAYVTDAHAKGYRVRFWATPDQPGAAREAVWNELFDAGVDHINTDDLEALEQFLTARTL; encoded by the coding sequence GTGTTCGTGAAAAGCACCATTGCCGCCCTCGTGGCCCTCACCTCCCTGACCGGAACCGCCGCCGCGCCGGCCCAAGCAGAGGCACCAAAGCCCGCACCCGTCGTCGTCGGCCAGCCGCTCGCCCAGGCGCATGCCCACAACGACTATGAGCACGACCGTCCCCTGTTCGACGCTCTGGAGCACGGCTTCACCAGCGTCGAAGCCGACGTCTGGCTGGTGGACGGCGAACTTCTGGTGGCCCACGACCTTGAGGATGCCAAGCCCGGAGTAACGCTCGAGAGCCTCTACCTCGATCCCCTGGACGAGCTGGTGCGGAACCAGGGCCACAGCGTTTACCCCCACTGGGACGGCAGCCTGCAGCTCCTGATCGACATCAAGAGTGAAGGCGAGGCCACCTACGCCGCCATCGAGCGGGAACTGGCCGAGCACCGGGACATCATGAGCCGCTACAGCAACGGCACCACCAAAACCGGGCCCGTCACCGCCGTCATCAGCGGAAACCGCCCCTTGGCCACCATGCAGGCGCAGGAAAAGCGGTTCGGCTTCTATGACGGACGCTCCGCCAACCTCACCTCCGGCATGCCTGCCGAGCTGATGCCGCTGATCAGCGACAACTGGACCAAGCTCTTCACCTGGCAGGGCGTGGGCCCCATGCCCGAGGCCGAACGCACCAAGCTCCAGGCATACGTGACTGACGCCCACGCCAAGGGCTACCGGGTCCGCTTCTGGGCCACCCCTGACCAGCCCGGCGCCGCACGCGAAGCTGTCTGGAACGAACTCTTCGACGCCGGCGTGGACCACATCAACACCGACGACCTTGAGGCGCTGGAACAGTTCCTCACAGCCCGCACGCTCTAA
- a CDS encoding helix-hairpin-helix domain-containing protein, whose amino-acid sequence MSTRDTPAQIGDLPPIGHPATSALIEAGIGSLAQVAACSRSQLLALHGVGPKAVRILEAALQAQGLGFAD is encoded by the coding sequence ATGAGCACCCGTGATACTCCTGCGCAGATCGGCGACCTTCCGCCGATCGGACACCCGGCGACCAGCGCACTGATCGAGGCAGGCATTGGCTCTTTGGCCCAAGTTGCTGCATGCAGCCGCAGCCAATTGCTCGCCCTGCACGGTGTGGGCCCCAAAGCTGTCCGGATCCTGGAAGCCGCGCTCCAGGCCCAAGGGCTAGGGTTCGCGGACTGA
- a CDS encoding MFS transporter encodes MATPQALAPVDAKPPVARKDMYKAFAASLTGTALEFYDFAVYSAAAAIVFPLIFFPASDPVTGTLLAFSTYAVGYISRPVGGIIFGRLGDEIGRKKILVITLMLIGVATFLIGLLPTYDNIGVIAPAILVFLRFAQGVGVGGEWGGAVLLSSEFGDPNKRGFWASAAQIGPPAGNLMANGALAVLTLTLSEEDFLSFGWRIAFLISALLVAFGLWIRLKLEDTPIFKAMEARGDKPKAPIREVLATQRRPLIAAMLSRIGPDVLYAMCTVFTLTYGIQELGFDRGQVLVAVLIGSALQIFTMPLAGAISDRINRRLVYGIAAVGAAVWAYLFFIVLEGRSPVMLVVGIVLGLLCHSFMYGPQAAFVVEQFSPRLRSTGSSLAYTFAGIIGGAIAPFMFTLLLSAYDSWVPVAVYLSVACLLTLVGLALGRDSNVAEDEEYLQTGQAAAELVESK; translated from the coding sequence ATGGCCACTCCCCAAGCACTGGCCCCCGTTGACGCAAAGCCCCCGGTGGCGCGCAAGGACATGTACAAGGCATTCGCGGCCAGCCTGACCGGAACCGCGCTGGAGTTCTACGACTTCGCCGTCTACTCCGCCGCGGCTGCGATCGTCTTCCCGCTCATCTTCTTCCCGGCCTCGGACCCGGTCACGGGTACCCTGCTGGCCTTCTCCACCTACGCCGTCGGCTACATTTCCCGTCCCGTTGGCGGCATCATCTTCGGACGGCTCGGGGACGAGATCGGCCGCAAGAAGATCCTGGTCATCACGCTGATGCTTATCGGCGTGGCCACCTTCCTCATCGGCCTGCTGCCCACCTATGACAACATCGGTGTCATCGCCCCCGCCATCCTCGTGTTCCTCCGGTTCGCCCAGGGCGTTGGCGTCGGCGGCGAATGGGGCGGCGCGGTCCTGCTCTCCAGCGAATTCGGCGACCCGAACAAGCGCGGATTCTGGGCCTCTGCCGCACAGATCGGCCCGCCCGCCGGCAACCTCATGGCCAACGGTGCACTCGCCGTCCTCACCCTGACCCTGTCCGAAGAAGACTTCCTGAGCTTCGGCTGGCGCATCGCCTTCCTGATCTCCGCGCTGCTGGTGGCCTTCGGCCTCTGGATCCGGCTCAAGCTCGAAGACACCCCCATCTTCAAGGCCATGGAAGCCCGGGGCGACAAGCCCAAGGCCCCCATCCGCGAGGTGCTTGCCACCCAGCGCCGGCCCCTCATCGCCGCTATGCTCAGCCGCATCGGCCCGGACGTGCTCTACGCCATGTGCACCGTCTTCACGCTCACCTACGGCATCCAGGAGCTTGGCTTCGACCGCGGCCAGGTGCTCGTCGCCGTCCTGATCGGGTCAGCCCTCCAGATCTTCACCATGCCGCTCGCCGGAGCCATCTCCGACCGCATCAACCGCCGTCTGGTCTACGGAATCGCCGCGGTTGGCGCCGCCGTCTGGGCCTACCTGTTCTTCATCGTCCTCGAAGGCCGGTCCCCGGTCATGCTGGTCGTGGGCATCGTGCTGGGCCTGCTCTGCCACTCGTTTATGTACGGACCCCAGGCAGCGTTCGTCGTCGAGCAGTTCTCGCCGCGGCTCCGCTCCACCGGCAGCTCACTGGCCTACACGTTCGCCGGAATCATCGGCGGCGCCATCGCACCGTTTATGTTCACCCTCCTGCTGAGCGCGTATGACAGCTGGGTCCCGGTGGCCGTCTACCTCAGCGTCGCCTGCCTTCTGACCCTGGTGGGCCTGGCCCTGGGCCGCGACTCCAACGTTGCCGAGGATGAGGAATACCTGCAGACCGGGCAGGCAGCGGCTGAACTTGTGGAGTCCAAGTGA